A region from the Coffea eugenioides isolate CCC68of chromosome 9, Ceug_1.0, whole genome shotgun sequence genome encodes:
- the LOC113783568 gene encoding glycerol-3-phosphate acyltransferase 9 isoform X1, producing the protein MSKMKASSSELDLDRPNIEDYLPSGSIQEPHGKLRLRDLLDISPTLTEAAGAIVDDSFTRCFKSIPSEPWNWNIYLFPLWCVGVLVRYLVLFPLRVIVLTVGWIIFLSCYIPVHLLLKGHDKLRKKLERCLVELICSFFVASWTGVVKYHGPRPSIRPKQVFVANHTSMIDFIILEQMTAFAVIMQKHPGWVGLLQSTILESVGCIWFNRSEAKDREIVARKLREHVEGPDNNPLLIFPEGTCVNNHYTVMFKKGAFELGCTVCPIAIKYNKIFVDAFWNSRKQSFTMHLLQLMTSWAVVCDVWYLEPQNLKPGETPIEFAERVRDIISVRAGLKKVPWDGYLKYSRPSPKHRERKQQSFAESVLRRLEER; encoded by the exons atGAGTAAAATGAAAGCTTCGAGCTCGGAATTGGATTTGGATCGACCAAATATCGAGGACTATCTGCCCTCTGGATCCATCCAGGAACCTCACGGCAAACTTCGCCT gcgTGATTTGCTCGACATTTCCCCTACCCTCACTGAGGCGGCTGGTGCCATTGTTGAT GACTCCTTCACACGATGTTTCAAGTCGATTCCTTCAGAACCATGGAACTGGAATATATATCTCTTTCCTTTGTGGTGCGTGGGTGTCCTTGTCAGATACTTAGTTCTTTTTCCATTAAG GGTTATCGTGTTGACAGTAGGATGGATAATATTTCTCTCATGCTATATTCCAGTGCATTTGCTATTGAAAGGGCATGACAAGTTGAGAAAAAAATTGGAG AGGTGTCTTGTGGAGTTGATTTGCAGTTTCTTTGTGGCATCATGGACTGGGGTTGTCAAATATCATGGTCCACGTCCTAGCATCCGGCCTAAGCAA GTATTTGTAGCAAATCATACATCAATGATTGATTTCATTATTCTGGAACAGATGACTGCATTTGCTGTAATTATGCAGAAGCATCCAGGGTGGGTTG GGTTATTGCAAAGCACTATTTTAGAAAGTGTTGGATGCATCTGGTTCAACCGTTCAGAGGCTAAGGACCGTGAAATCGTAGCGAGAAA GCTAAGAGAGCATGTTGAGGGGCCAGACAACAATCCTCTTCTTATATTTCCTGAAGGAACATGTGTAAATAATCATTACACAGTTATGTTCAAGAAG GGTGCTTTTGAACTTGGTTGCACTGTTTGCCCAATCGCAATTAAGTACAACAAAATATTTGTCGACGCCTTTTGGAATAGTAGAAA GCAATCCTTCACAATGCATCTGTTGCAGCTTATGACATCATGGGCTGTTGTTTGTGATGTGTGGTACCTGGAGCCCCAAAATCTGAAACCTGGAGAAACACCAATTGAATTTGCAGAAAG GGTGAGGGACATTATTTCTGTTCGAGCGGGCCTTAAAAAGGTCCCATGGGATGGATACTTGAAATATTCTCGTCCTAGCCCTAAGCATCGTGAGCGAAA GCAACAGAGCTTTGCAGAATCAGTTTTGCGCCGCCTTGAGGAGAGATAG
- the LOC113783568 gene encoding glycerol-3-phosphate acyltransferase 9 isoform X2, with translation MSKMKASSSELDLDRPNIEDYLPSGSIQEPHGKLRLRDLLDISPTLTEAAGAIVDDSFTRCFKSIPSEPWNWNIYLFPLWVIVLTVGWIIFLSCYIPVHLLLKGHDKLRKKLERCLVELICSFFVASWTGVVKYHGPRPSIRPKQVFVANHTSMIDFIILEQMTAFAVIMQKHPGWVGLLQSTILESVGCIWFNRSEAKDREIVARKLREHVEGPDNNPLLIFPEGTCVNNHYTVMFKKGAFELGCTVCPIAIKYNKIFVDAFWNSRKQSFTMHLLQLMTSWAVVCDVWYLEPQNLKPGETPIEFAERVRDIISVRAGLKKVPWDGYLKYSRPSPKHRERKQQSFAESVLRRLEER, from the exons atGAGTAAAATGAAAGCTTCGAGCTCGGAATTGGATTTGGATCGACCAAATATCGAGGACTATCTGCCCTCTGGATCCATCCAGGAACCTCACGGCAAACTTCGCCT gcgTGATTTGCTCGACATTTCCCCTACCCTCACTGAGGCGGCTGGTGCCATTGTTGAT GACTCCTTCACACGATGTTTCAAGTCGATTCCTTCAGAACCATGGAACTGGAATATATATCTCTTTCCTTTGTG GGTTATCGTGTTGACAGTAGGATGGATAATATTTCTCTCATGCTATATTCCAGTGCATTTGCTATTGAAAGGGCATGACAAGTTGAGAAAAAAATTGGAG AGGTGTCTTGTGGAGTTGATTTGCAGTTTCTTTGTGGCATCATGGACTGGGGTTGTCAAATATCATGGTCCACGTCCTAGCATCCGGCCTAAGCAA GTATTTGTAGCAAATCATACATCAATGATTGATTTCATTATTCTGGAACAGATGACTGCATTTGCTGTAATTATGCAGAAGCATCCAGGGTGGGTTG GGTTATTGCAAAGCACTATTTTAGAAAGTGTTGGATGCATCTGGTTCAACCGTTCAGAGGCTAAGGACCGTGAAATCGTAGCGAGAAA GCTAAGAGAGCATGTTGAGGGGCCAGACAACAATCCTCTTCTTATATTTCCTGAAGGAACATGTGTAAATAATCATTACACAGTTATGTTCAAGAAG GGTGCTTTTGAACTTGGTTGCACTGTTTGCCCAATCGCAATTAAGTACAACAAAATATTTGTCGACGCCTTTTGGAATAGTAGAAA GCAATCCTTCACAATGCATCTGTTGCAGCTTATGACATCATGGGCTGTTGTTTGTGATGTGTGGTACCTGGAGCCCCAAAATCTGAAACCTGGAGAAACACCAATTGAATTTGCAGAAAG GGTGAGGGACATTATTTCTGTTCGAGCGGGCCTTAAAAAGGTCCCATGGGATGGATACTTGAAATATTCTCGTCCTAGCCCTAAGCATCGTGAGCGAAA GCAACAGAGCTTTGCAGAATCAGTTTTGCGCCGCCTTGAGGAGAGATAG